Proteins encoded within one genomic window of Streptomyces kaniharaensis:
- a CDS encoding SpoIIE family protein phosphatase, with the protein MNSTPARKAPSSSGHAAVPGQAGSPYLPTPAVAPAAAAAGPGRLAHSVAEAHWGAGDPGSIYDYIRVATFAIGPDGRISQWSERAAEFFGVPATEAVGADPITTFVPRELWQRGRARLERTLSGEEWVGTTPYRDATGGEGLAELYMMPDSALPTAGATCLAVDLGRLRRIETDLAASEAVFGQTPTGFILFDDRLRLQRVNDSFASGMGLTPADLEGLTPHDLFPVSEADRLTAALRKVLATGEPTFDLRFHGVVPTREGNRLWAVSLYRLNGTAGQPIGVAGQVSDVTSRHVAEREADGVRRNLALLNEASAHIGSTLDLETTAKELLDVVVPPFCDLATVDLYTALLSGETVPSAGRLGDTVLTDGSGELRRVAVSSVVGGASSVLGSVTGLPIAEAGGTLCYPRRSPHARALRTGRSVVPEPGPDPLLRSTLIVPLVARDQVLGLVQLSRAIGSEPFDARDVAIAEELVARAAVCIDNARLYRREHERALILQRSLLPPGNPAASGLEIACRYLPSNNNTEVGGDWFDVIPLPGNRTALVIGDVMGRGLRAAVAMGQLRTAVRTLAMLDLDPAEVLGALDEIARGLGDDSVPAGPPTPYGRLTSTADEEAREVYLATCVYAVFDAVTRRCVFANAGHLPPVLLGPGEPARMLDVPPGLPLGVGGEPFEEVELTLPDGAVLGLYTDGLVESRKHQLDEGLRAFRTALSVEGKGLEDLCDHVLGELNPHHGEDDIALLMAKVHAFPEDAVGNWFLPPEPTSVAKARELACSWLLSRGLEELVDTTELLVSELVTNALKHGRGEIRLRLLRDRSMVCEVWDDGYAQPRQRRAQETDEGGRGLQLVSLLAERWGSRRTPKGKIVWFELAL; encoded by the coding sequence TTGAACAGCACCCCGGCGCGGAAGGCGCCGAGCAGCAGCGGTCATGCCGCTGTGCCCGGGCAGGCCGGCTCGCCGTACCTGCCCACCCCGGCGGTCGCCCCGGCCGCCGCGGCCGCGGGCCCGGGCCGCCTCGCCCACTCCGTGGCCGAGGCCCACTGGGGCGCCGGCGACCCCGGCTCGATCTACGACTACATCCGGGTCGCCACCTTCGCGATCGGCCCCGACGGGCGGATCAGCCAGTGGAGCGAGCGCGCCGCCGAGTTCTTCGGCGTCCCCGCCACCGAGGCCGTCGGCGCCGACCCGATCACCACCTTCGTCCCCCGCGAACTCTGGCAGCGCGGCCGCGCCCGGCTGGAACGCACCCTGAGCGGCGAGGAGTGGGTCGGCACCACCCCCTACCGGGACGCCACCGGCGGCGAGGGCCTCGCCGAGCTGTACATGATGCCCGACAGCGCCCTGCCCACCGCCGGCGCCACCTGCCTCGCCGTCGACCTCGGCCGACTGCGCCGCATCGAGACCGACCTCGCCGCCTCCGAGGCCGTCTTCGGCCAGACCCCGACCGGCTTCATCCTGTTCGACGACCGCCTCCGCCTCCAGCGCGTCAACGACTCCTTCGCCTCCGGCATGGGCCTCACCCCGGCCGACCTCGAAGGCCTCACCCCGCACGACCTCTTCCCGGTGTCCGAGGCCGACCGGCTCACCGCCGCCCTGCGCAAGGTCCTCGCCACCGGCGAGCCGACCTTCGACCTGCGCTTCCACGGCGTCGTCCCGACCCGCGAGGGCAACCGGCTCTGGGCCGTCTCGCTCTACCGCCTCAACGGCACCGCCGGGCAGCCGATCGGCGTCGCCGGGCAGGTCTCAGACGTCACCAGCCGGCACGTCGCCGAACGCGAGGCCGACGGCGTCCGCCGCAACCTCGCCCTGCTCAACGAGGCCAGCGCGCACATCGGCTCCACGCTCGACCTGGAGACCACCGCCAAGGAACTGCTCGACGTCGTCGTCCCGCCGTTCTGCGACCTCGCCACCGTCGACCTCTACACCGCGCTGCTCTCCGGCGAGACCGTCCCCAGCGCCGGCCGGCTCGGCGACACCGTGCTCACCGACGGCAGCGGCGAGCTGCGCCGGGTCGCGGTCTCCAGCGTCGTGGGCGGCGCCTCCTCGGTGCTCGGCTCGGTCACCGGCCTGCCGATCGCCGAGGCCGGCGGCACCCTCTGCTACCCCCGCCGCTCCCCGCACGCCCGGGCCCTGCGCACCGGCCGCAGCGTCGTCCCCGAGCCCGGGCCCGACCCGCTGCTGCGCTCCACGCTGATCGTCCCGCTGGTCGCCCGCGACCAGGTGCTCGGCCTCGTCCAGCTCTCCCGCGCCATCGGCAGCGAGCCCTTCGACGCCCGCGACGTCGCCATCGCCGAGGAACTCGTCGCCCGCGCCGCCGTCTGCATCGACAACGCGCGGCTCTACCGCCGCGAGCACGAACGCGCCCTGATCCTCCAGCGCAGCCTGCTGCCCCCGGGCAACCCGGCCGCCAGCGGCCTGGAGATCGCCTGCCGCTACCTGCCCAGCAACAACAACACCGAGGTCGGCGGCGACTGGTTCGACGTCATCCCGCTGCCCGGCAACCGCACCGCCCTCGTCATCGGCGACGTCATGGGCCGCGGCCTGCGCGCCGCCGTCGCCATGGGCCAGCTGCGCACCGCCGTCCGCACGCTCGCCATGCTCGACCTCGACCCCGCCGAGGTGCTCGGCGCCCTCGACGAGATCGCCCGCGGCCTCGGCGACGACTCCGTGCCCGCCGGCCCGCCCACCCCGTACGGCCGCCTCACCTCCACGGCCGACGAGGAGGCCCGGGAGGTCTACCTCGCCACCTGCGTCTACGCGGTCTTCGACGCCGTCACCCGGCGCTGCGTGTTCGCCAACGCCGGCCACCTGCCGCCCGTCCTGCTCGGCCCCGGCGAACCCGCCCGGATGCTCGACGTTCCGCCCGGCCTGCCGCTCGGCGTCGGCGGCGAACCCTTCGAGGAGGTCGAGCTGACCCTCCCCGACGGCGCCGTCCTCGGCCTCTACACCGACGGCCTGGTGGAGAGCCGCAAGCACCAGCTGGACGAGGGCCTGCGCGCCTTCCGCACCGCCCTCTCCGTCGAGGGCAAGGGCCTCGAGGACCTCTGCGACCACGTCCTCGGCGAGCTCAACCCGCACCACGGGGAGGACGACATCGCGCTCCTGATGGCCAAGGTGCACGCCTTCCCCGAGGACGCCGTCGGCAACTGGTTCCTGCCGCCGGAGCCCACCTCCGTCGCCAAGGCCCGCGAACTCGCCTGCAGCTGGCTGCTCTCCCGCGGCCTGGAGGAGCTGGTCGACACCACCGAGCTGCTGGTCAGCGAGCTGGTCACCAACGCGCTCAAGCACGGGCGGGGCGAGATCCGGCTGCGGCTGCTGCGCGATCGCAGCATGGTCTGCGAGGTCTGGGACGACGGCTACGCCCAGCCCCGGCAGCGGCGCGCCCAGGAGACCGACGAGGGCGGGCGCGGCCTGCAGCTCGTCAGCCTGCTGGCGGAGCGCTGGGGCAGCCGGCGGACGCCCAAGGGCAAGATCGTCTGGTTCGAGCTGGCGCTGTAG
- a CDS encoding ABC transporter family substrate-binding protein has translation MRVRQLTAAAAALLLAATLGGCSDGPAPAPTPAPEPVPASADPTAATGDVRPADRTAVRDGGTLRWAVDRVPATLNVYQPAATADSALLAHALYPSLFRPDEHGQLVPDPDYLTGAESTPPGQQPQVVTYRLNPHAVWSDGTPLSAADFIAQRAALSGLDPAYGGGHPAGYDAIDAITQGADPQEVRVTFRRPYAEWPSLFGPLYPAAETATAAAFTRALSGGAHLTAGPYTVSRYDAEGGRVTVVRNPLWWGDAPKADRIDFLAEPPERRLDALDQDRIDIAPLTAAVDRAVPAPPSGSPAAAAAPPAAAPEAAALALRRAESLPGVTVHRAAAPSLTQLTLNAARSPLTDPALRLALGRAVDRRRIADAALTPLGLAAAPLGSHLLAGDQDGYRDNSTAGGPADAARLLDDAGWKRPAGGGTRVKDGKQLALTLLIPAGSATAKRTADALTADLAEHGIAVKTVTAPAETFVKDHLAVGDYDLALFSWPAGPSPASQQRPVYAKPRPDPTGALDPGTNYARSGTEEIDRLFDRAAAELDPAARLDLLQEADIRIWQLGHSVPLYQRPELVGVRSGVAGAGVWGFGWPRFQDVGWARSS, from the coding sequence ATGCGCGTCCGCCAGCTCACCGCCGCAGCCGCCGCGCTGCTGCTCGCCGCCACGCTGGGCGGCTGCTCCGACGGCCCGGCCCCCGCCCCGACCCCCGCCCCCGAGCCCGTCCCGGCCTCGGCCGACCCCACCGCCGCCACCGGCGACGTCCGGCCCGCCGACCGCACCGCCGTCCGGGACGGCGGCACGCTGCGCTGGGCGGTGGACCGCGTCCCCGCCACGCTCAACGTCTACCAGCCCGCCGCGACCGCCGACTCGGCGCTGCTCGCGCACGCCCTCTACCCCTCGCTGTTCCGGCCCGACGAGCACGGGCAGCTCGTCCCCGACCCGGACTACCTGACCGGCGCCGAGTCGACCCCGCCCGGGCAGCAGCCCCAGGTCGTCACCTACCGGCTCAACCCGCACGCCGTCTGGAGCGACGGCACCCCGCTCTCCGCCGCCGATTTCATCGCCCAGCGTGCCGCCCTCTCCGGCCTCGACCCCGCCTACGGGGGCGGCCACCCGGCCGGGTACGACGCCATCGACGCGATCACCCAGGGCGCCGACCCGCAGGAGGTCCGGGTCACCTTCCGGCGGCCGTACGCCGAGTGGCCGTCCCTGTTCGGGCCGCTCTACCCTGCCGCCGAGACCGCCACGGCCGCCGCCTTCACCCGGGCGCTGTCGGGCGGGGCGCACCTGACCGCCGGGCCGTACACGGTGTCCCGCTACGACGCCGAGGGCGGGCGGGTGACCGTCGTCCGCAACCCGCTCTGGTGGGGCGACGCGCCCAAGGCCGACCGGATTGACTTCCTCGCCGAACCGCCCGAGCGGCGACTCGACGCCCTCGACCAGGACCGGATCGACATCGCCCCGCTCACCGCGGCGGTGGACCGGGCCGTACCGGCTCCGCCCTCCGGCAGCCCCGCGGCGGCGGCCGCACCGCCCGCCGCCGCGCCCGAGGCGGCGGCGCTCGCCCTGCGGCGCGCCGAGTCGCTGCCCGGCGTCACCGTGCACCGGGCCGCCGCGCCCTCGCTGACCCAGCTCACGCTGAACGCCGCCCGCAGCCCGCTCACCGATCCGGCGCTGCGGCTCGCCCTCGGCCGCGCCGTCGACCGCCGGCGGATCGCCGACGCCGCCCTCACCCCGCTCGGCCTCGCCGCGGCCCCGCTCGGCAGCCACCTGCTCGCGGGCGACCAGGACGGCTACCGGGACAACAGCACGGCGGGCGGCCCCGCCGACGCGGCCCGGCTGCTGGACGACGCCGGGTGGAAGCGGCCCGCCGGGGGCGGCACCCGGGTCAAGGACGGGAAGCAGCTCGCCCTCACGCTGCTGATCCCGGCCGGCTCCGCGACCGCGAAGCGCACCGCCGACGCCCTCACCGCCGACCTCGCCGAGCACGGCATCGCGGTGAAGACGGTGACCGCGCCGGCCGAGACCTTCGTCAAGGACCACCTCGCCGTCGGGGACTACGACCTCGCCCTCTTCTCCTGGCCCGCCGGCCCGAGCCCGGCGAGCCAGCAGCGTCCCGTCTACGCCAAGCCGCGGCCCGACCCCACCGGCGCCCTCGACCCCGGCACCAACTACGCCCGCAGCGGCACCGAGGAGATCGACCGCCTCTTCGACCGCGCAGCCGCCGAACTCGACCCGGCCGCCCGCCTCGACCTGCTCCAGGAGGCCGACATCCGGATCTGGCAGCTCGGCCACTCGGTGCCGCTCTACCAGCGCCCGGAGCTGGTCGGCGTCCGGTCGGGCGTGGCGGGCGCGGGCGTCTGGGGCTTCGGCTGGCCGCGCTTCCAGGACGTGGGGTGGGCGCGGAGTTCCTGA
- the typA gene encoding translational GTPase TypA produces MPTRNDIRNVAIVAHVDHGKTTLVDAMLKQAGAFAAHQQLDDRMMDSNDLEREKGITILAKNTAVKYHPKDGGAPITINIIDTPGHADFGGEVERGLSMVDAVVLLVDASEGPLPQTRFVLRKALSARLPVILCINKTDRPDSRIDEVINETYDLFLDLDADEDQIEFPIVYACARDGVASLTKPENGTVPADSTNLEPFFSTLLEHVPAPTYDEDAPLQAHVTNLDADNFLGRIALLRVEQGELRKGQTVAWIKRDGTIQNVRISELLMTEALTRKPAEVAGPGDICAVAGISDIMIGETLADTENPIALPLITVDEPAISMTIGTNTSPLVGRGGSGKGADAKSGAKVDRKVTARQVKDRLDRELIGNVSLRVLDTERPDAWEVQGRGELALAILIETMRREGFELTVGKPQVVTKEVNGKTHEPVERLTVDVPEEHMGAVTQLMGVRKGRMDNMSNHGSGWVRMEFVVPSRGLIGFRTEFLTNTRGTGIAHSIHEGHEPWFGTLTTRNNGSLVADRAGVVTAFAMTNLQERGVLFCEPGTEVYEGMIVGENSRSDDMDVNITKEKKLTNMRSSTADVAESIVPPRKLSLEQSLEFCREDECIEVTPETVRIRKVVLDQKDRGRTASRAKKA; encoded by the coding sequence ATGCCCACGCGCAACGACATCCGTAACGTCGCCATCGTCGCCCACGTCGACCACGGCAAGACCACCCTGGTCGACGCCATGCTGAAGCAGGCCGGCGCCTTCGCCGCCCACCAGCAGCTCGACGACCGCATGATGGACTCGAACGACCTGGAGCGCGAGAAGGGCATCACCATTCTCGCGAAGAACACCGCGGTCAAGTACCACCCCAAGGACGGCGGCGCGCCGATCACCATCAACATCATCGACACCCCGGGCCACGCCGACTTCGGTGGCGAGGTCGAGCGCGGTCTGTCGATGGTGGACGCGGTCGTGCTGCTGGTCGACGCCTCCGAGGGGCCGCTGCCGCAGACCCGCTTCGTGCTCCGCAAGGCGCTCAGCGCCCGTCTGCCCGTCATCCTCTGCATCAACAAGACCGACCGTCCGGACTCCCGGATCGACGAGGTCATCAACGAGACCTACGACCTGTTCCTGGACCTGGACGCGGACGAGGACCAGATCGAGTTCCCGATCGTCTACGCCTGCGCCCGTGACGGCGTCGCGTCGCTGACCAAGCCGGAGAACGGCACCGTCCCGGCCGACAGCACCAACCTGGAGCCGTTCTTCTCCACCCTGCTGGAGCACGTCCCGGCCCCGACCTACGACGAGGACGCCCCGCTTCAGGCGCACGTCACCAACCTGGACGCCGACAACTTCCTCGGCCGCATCGCGCTGCTGCGCGTCGAGCAGGGCGAGCTGCGCAAGGGCCAGACCGTGGCCTGGATCAAGCGCGACGGCACGATCCAGAACGTCCGCATCTCCGAGCTGCTGATGACCGAGGCGCTCACCCGCAAGCCGGCCGAGGTGGCGGGCCCCGGTGACATCTGCGCCGTCGCCGGTATCTCGGACATCATGATCGGCGAGACCCTCGCCGACACCGAGAACCCGATCGCGCTGCCGCTGATCACGGTGGACGAGCCGGCCATCTCGATGACCATCGGCACCAACACCTCGCCGCTGGTCGGCCGGGGCGGCAGCGGCAAGGGCGCGGACGCCAAGTCCGGCGCCAAGGTGGACCGCAAGGTCACCGCCCGCCAGGTGAAGGACCGCCTGGACCGCGAGCTGATCGGTAACGTCTCGCTGCGCGTGCTGGACACCGAGCGCCCGGACGCCTGGGAGGTGCAGGGCCGCGGTGAGCTGGCGCTGGCCATCCTGATCGAGACCATGCGCCGCGAGGGCTTCGAGCTGACCGTCGGCAAGCCGCAGGTGGTCACCAAGGAGGTCAACGGCAAGACCCACGAGCCGGTCGAGCGCCTCACCGTGGACGTGCCGGAGGAGCACATGGGCGCGGTCACGCAGCTCATGGGTGTCCGCAAGGGCCGGATGGACAACATGTCCAACCACGGCTCTGGCTGGGTCCGGATGGAGTTCGTCGTCCCGTCCCGCGGCCTCATCGGCTTCCGGACCGAGTTCCTCACCAACACCCGCGGTACCGGTATCGCGCACTCGATCCACGAGGGCCACGAGCCGTGGTTCGGCACCCTGACCACCCGCAACAACGGCTCACTGGTCGCCGACCGGGCCGGTGTGGTCACCGCCTTCGCGATGACCAACCTGCAGGAGCGCGGCGTGCTGTTCTGCGAGCCGGGCACCGAGGTGTACGAGGGCATGATCGTCGGTGAGAACTCGCGTTCCGACGACATGGACGTGAACATCACCAAGGAGAAGAAGCTCACCAACATGCGGTCCTCGACCGCCGACGTGGCCGAGTCGATCGTCCCGCCGCGCAAGCTCTCGCTGGAGCAGTCGCTGGAGTTCTGCCGCGAGGACGAGTGCATCGAGGTGACTCCGGAGACGGTTCGCATCCGTAAGGTCGTCCTGGACCAGAAGGACCGCGGCCGCACCGCCTCGCGCGCCAAGAAGGCATGA
- a CDS encoding peptide ABC transporter substrate-binding protein has product MRGATQTKWLVAATAIALAATACSTSSKSSDDKAASGGGTIAVQLGEPQKGLVPQNTAESEGNQVLFALFAGLVDYDRKTNAPRLQVAESIETQDSKLWTIKLKDGYTFHNGEKVTAQSFVDAWNWGANQDNAAEGMPFFDKIEGSEELAPGKDKKPTAKELKGLKVVDDKTFTVSLKAPFSQFKTMLGYSAFYPLPKAFFNDPKAFGENPIGDGPFQMDGAWEHNKQIKIKRYDNYGGTKAHLQGVTFKIYDNLDTAYNDLRADNIQATNKLPISAMSSVASEFGDRYINKPESGVGYIGFPIAYNPAYQKPEIRKAISMAIDREQITKTIFAGTRVPASDFISPLINGYRKDACGDACKYDPAKAKDLFTQAGGLPNNTLELGYNADGGHKEWIEAVGNQLKKNLGIEVTFKPFEKFGKILDSLQKKEYQGAFRMAWQMDYPSIENYLRPIFSKVAIDSGSNYGGYVNDQFETLLSQADSAKTEDEGIKLYQQADDVLIKDMPYIPVYSYQASAAYTKKIKNFDTDAQSRYNLAEVELAG; this is encoded by the coding sequence ATGCGCGGTGCAACCCAGACCAAGTGGCTTGTCGCGGCGACCGCGATCGCCCTCGCGGCGACCGCTTGCAGCACCAGCTCCAAGAGCAGCGACGACAAGGCCGCGTCCGGTGGTGGCACCATCGCCGTGCAGCTCGGTGAGCCGCAGAAGGGTCTGGTCCCGCAGAACACCGCGGAGTCCGAGGGCAACCAGGTCCTCTTCGCGCTGTTCGCCGGCCTGGTCGACTACGACCGCAAGACCAACGCCCCGCGCCTGCAGGTCGCCGAGTCGATCGAGACCCAGGACTCCAAGCTCTGGACGATCAAGCTCAAGGACGGCTACACCTTCCACAACGGTGAGAAGGTCACCGCCCAGTCCTTCGTCGACGCCTGGAACTGGGGCGCCAACCAGGACAACGCCGCCGAGGGCATGCCGTTCTTCGACAAGATCGAGGGCTCCGAGGAGCTGGCCCCGGGCAAGGACAAGAAGCCCACCGCCAAGGAGCTCAAGGGCCTGAAGGTCGTCGACGACAAGACCTTCACCGTCTCCCTCAAGGCGCCGTTCTCGCAGTTCAAGACCATGCTGGGCTACAGCGCGTTCTACCCGCTGCCCAAGGCGTTCTTCAACGACCCGAAGGCCTTCGGCGAGAACCCGATCGGTGACGGCCCGTTCCAGATGGACGGTGCCTGGGAGCACAACAAGCAGATCAAGATCAAGCGGTACGACAACTACGGTGGCACCAAGGCCCACCTGCAGGGTGTCACCTTCAAGATCTACGACAACCTGGACACCGCCTACAACGACCTGCGCGCGGACAACATCCAGGCCACCAACAAGCTCCCGATCTCCGCGATGTCCAGCGTGGCCAGCGAGTTCGGCGACCGCTACATCAACAAGCCGGAGTCGGGCGTCGGTTACATCGGCTTCCCGATCGCCTACAACCCGGCCTACCAGAAGCCGGAGATCCGCAAGGCGATCTCGATGGCGATCGACCGCGAGCAGATCACCAAGACGATCTTCGCCGGCACCCGCGTCCCGGCCTCGGACTTCATCAGCCCGCTGATCAACGGCTACCGCAAGGACGCCTGCGGCGACGCCTGCAAGTACGACCCGGCCAAGGCCAAGGACCTCTTCACCCAGGCCGGCGGTCTGCCGAACAACACCCTGGAGCTCGGCTACAACGCCGACGGCGGCCACAAGGAGTGGATCGAGGCCGTCGGCAACCAGCTGAAGAAGAACCTGGGCATCGAGGTCACCTTCAAGCCGTTCGAGAAGTTCGGCAAGATCCTGGACTCGCTGCAGAAGAAGGAGTACCAGGGCGCCTTCCGCATGGCGTGGCAGATGGACTACCCGTCGATCGAGAACTACCTCCGTCCGATCTTCTCGAAGGTCGCGATCGACAGCGGCTCGAACTACGGCGGTTACGTCAACGACCAGTTCGAGACCCTGCTGTCCCAGGCCGACTCGGCCAAGACCGAGGACGAGGGCATCAAGCTCTACCAGCAGGCCGACGACGTCCTGATCAAGGACATGCCGTACATCCCGGTGTACAGCTACCAGGCGTCCGCCGCGTACACGAAGAAGATCAAGAACTTCGACACCGACGCCCAGTCGCGTTACAACCTGGCCGAAGTCGAGCTCGCCGGCTGA
- a CDS encoding ABC transporter permease translates to MGRYVIRRLIQAIPVLLGATLLIYALVHYLPGDPVQALAGEKRADPIVAEMIRQKYHLNDPFLLQYWNYISGVFQGNLGESLTGRSVSDMIGDAFPYTVNLAVVAFVIEAVVGIAAGVMAALRKGKFLDQLVLISTLLVISVPVFVTGFILQLVLGVQLKNSYGIDFFSVSFNEDDGLRAYLLPAFVLASLSLAYVARLTRTSLMETMRADYVRTAVAKGLKRRRVIGRHALRNALIPIVTFLGADLGGLMGGAVITEKIFNIHGIGGLLAQAVYQKQGTIIVGVVTLLVMIYLVTTLIVDMLYAVLDPRIRYE, encoded by the coding sequence ATGGGCCGCTATGTGATCCGCCGACTGATACAGGCGATCCCCGTCCTGCTCGGCGCGACGCTGCTGATCTACGCGCTCGTCCACTACCTGCCCGGTGACCCGGTGCAGGCGCTGGCGGGCGAGAAGCGCGCTGACCCGATCGTGGCGGAGATGATCCGTCAGAAGTACCACCTGAACGACCCGTTCCTCCTTCAGTACTGGAACTACATCTCGGGCGTCTTCCAGGGCAACCTGGGTGAGAGCCTGACCGGGCGTTCGGTCAGCGACATGATCGGCGACGCCTTCCCCTACACCGTGAACCTCGCCGTGGTGGCCTTCGTCATCGAGGCGGTCGTCGGTATCGCGGCAGGCGTCATGGCGGCCCTGCGCAAGGGAAAGTTCCTGGACCAGCTGGTCCTGATCAGCACCCTGCTGGTCATCTCCGTCCCGGTCTTCGTCACCGGCTTCATCCTTCAGCTGGTGCTCGGCGTCCAGCTGAAGAACTCCTACGGCATCGACTTCTTCTCGGTCTCGTTCAACGAGGACGATGGCCTGCGGGCCTACCTGCTGCCGGCCTTCGTGCTGGCCTCGCTGTCGCTCGCGTACGTCGCCCGCCTGACCCGCACCAGCCTGATGGAGACCATGCGTGCGGACTACGTCCGCACCGCGGTCGCCAAGGGCCTGAAGCGCCGTCGGGTGATCGGCCGTCACGCCCTGCGCAACGCGCTGATCCCGATCGTCACCTTCCTCGGCGCCGACCTCGGTGGCCTGATGGGCGGTGCGGTGATCACCGAGAAGATCTTCAACATCCACGGTATCGGCGGCCTGCTCGCCCAGGCCGTCTACCAGAAGCAGGGGACGATCATCGTCGGCGTCGTCACGCTGCTGGTGATGATCTACCTCGTGACCACCCTGATCGTGGACATGCTGTACGCCGTGCTCGACCCGAGGATTCGCTATGAGTGA
- a CDS encoding ABC transporter permease — MSDTITKDASAPAGDNTPKTEPAKQQKPERVASLWSDAVRDLRRNPLFIIGGVLVTCLIVISIVPQWFTDGSPFANGACDLSHSLERPSAEHWFGYDVQGCDNYTRTVWGARNSIIVGILTTTLVTVVGSLLGLLAGWKGGITDSILSRFTEIFFSIPTLLGGMLIMSMLGKGNAYTVSLVMAVLGWPQIFRIMRASVLANKNNDYVMAARALGAGSGRITFRHILPNAIAPVIVVAAISLGVYIGAEAALSYLGIGVQSPEISWGLMISDAQVRFLSAPHVLLFPAAVLSVTVLAFIMLGDAVRDALDPKLR; from the coding sequence ATGAGTGACACCATCACCAAGGACGCCTCGGCCCCGGCCGGGGACAACACCCCGAAGACCGAGCCGGCGAAGCAGCAGAAGCCGGAGCGCGTCGCCAGCCTCTGGTCAGACGCGGTCCGCGACCTGCGCCGCAACCCGCTGTTCATCATCGGTGGCGTGCTGGTGACCTGCCTGATCGTCATCTCGATCGTGCCGCAGTGGTTCACCGACGGCAGCCCGTTCGCCAACGGCGCGTGCGACCTGTCGCACTCGCTGGAGCGCCCGAGCGCCGAGCACTGGTTCGGCTACGACGTCCAGGGCTGCGACAACTACACCCGCACGGTGTGGGGCGCCCGCAACTCGATCATCGTCGGCATCCTGACCACCACCCTGGTCACCGTGGTCGGCTCCCTTCTGGGTCTGCTGGCCGGCTGGAAGGGCGGGATCACCGACTCGATCCTGTCCCGTTTCACCGAGATCTTCTTCTCGATCCCGACCCTGCTCGGCGGCATGCTGATCATGTCGATGCTCGGCAAGGGCAACGCCTACACCGTCTCGCTGGTGATGGCCGTCCTCGGCTGGCCGCAGATCTTCCGCATCATGCGCGCCTCGGTGCTGGCCAACAAGAACAACGACTACGTGATGGCCGCCCGCGCCCTGGGCGCCGGCTCCGGCCGGATCACCTTCCGGCACATCCTGCCGAACGCCATCGCGCCGGTCATCGTCGTCGCCGCGATCAGCCTGGGTGTCTACATCGGCGCCGAGGCCGCCCTGTCCTACCTGGGCATCGGCGTCCAGTCGCCGGAGATCTCCTGGGGTCTGATGATCAGCGACGCCCAGGTCCGCTTCCTGTCGGCCCCGCACGTGCTGCTCTTCCCCGCCGCGGTCCTGAGCGTCACCGTGCTGGCCTTCATCATGCTCGGCGACGCGGTGCGCGACGCCCTCGACCCGAAGCTCCGCTGA
- a CDS encoding ABC transporter ATP-binding protein translates to MTTVIEKNQKSGRLEVGTPLLEVKDLHVEFHTRDGVAKAVNGVNYSVAAGETLAVLGESGSGKSVTAQTIMGILDMPPGKIRQGQILFRGRDMLAMKEEERRQIRGQKIAMIFQDALSSLNPVMTVGAQLGEMFRVHRGASKKEAREKAIELMERVRIPAARQRVGDYPHQFSGGMRQRIMIAMALSMEPDLIIADEPTTALDVTVQAQVMDLLAELQAEYNMGLILITHDLGVVADVADKIAVMYAGRIVETAPVRELYANPAHPYTKGLLRSIPRLDQKGQELYAIKGLPPNLLKVPAGCAFNPRCDVATDLCRTEIPALHQVADKDGKELTGRRSACHLWKETLHG, encoded by the coding sequence ATGACCACCGTGATCGAGAAGAACCAGAAGAGCGGCCGGCTCGAAGTTGGCACCCCGCTGCTGGAGGTCAAGGACCTCCACGTGGAGTTCCACACCCGGGACGGCGTCGCGAAGGCCGTGAACGGCGTCAACTACTCCGTGGCCGCCGGTGAGACCCTGGCGGTGCTCGGCGAGTCCGGCTCCGGCAAGTCGGTGACCGCCCAGACCATCATGGGCATCCTCGACATGCCGCCCGGCAAGATCCGGCAGGGCCAGATCCTCTTCCGCGGCCGGGACATGCTGGCCATGAAGGAGGAGGAGCGCCGGCAGATCCGCGGCCAGAAGATCGCGATGATCTTCCAGGACGCGCTCTCCTCGCTGAACCCCGTGATGACCGTCGGCGCCCAGCTCGGCGAGATGTTCCGGGTGCACCGCGGCGCCTCCAAGAAGGAGGCCCGCGAGAAGGCGATCGAGCTGATGGAGCGGGTGCGCATCCCCGCCGCCAGGCAGCGCGTCGGCGACTACCCGCACCAGTTCTCCGGCGGTATGCGCCAGCGCATCATGATCGCCATGGCGCTCTCCATGGAGCCCGACCTGATCATCGCCGACGAGCCCACCACCGCCCTGGACGTGACCGTCCAGGCCCAGGTGATGGACCTGCTCGCGGAGCTGCAGGCCGAGTACAACATGGGTCTGATCCTCATCACCCACGACCTCGGCGTGGTCGCCGACGTCGCGGACAAGATCGCCGTCATGTACGCGGGCCGGATCGTCGAGACGGCCCCGGTGCGCGAGCTCTACGCCAACCCGGCGCACCCGTACACCAAGGGTCTGCTCCGCTCCATCCCGCGCCTGGACCAGAAGGGCCAGGAGCTGTACGCGATCAAGGGTCTGCCCCCGAACCTGCTGAAGGTCCCGGCCGGCTGCGCGTTCAACCCCCGCTGTGACGTCGCCACCGACCTGTGCCGCACGGAGATCCCGGCGCTGCACCAGGTGGCCGACAAGGACGGCAAGGAGCTCACCGGCCGCCGCAGCGCGTGCCACCTCTGGAAGGAGACCCTCCATGGCTGA